The Cryobacterium roopkundense sequence ACGGACGGATCGGCAACGCTCGCGGCCTGTTGACTGCGGTAGGTGCGCAGATCGAGCATCGAGACGCTGGCGAGCGTGCCGAAGGAGAAACGACGGTACAGCTGGCCGCGGGGTTCAAAACGCACGGGCATCCACTCGGCGTAGGCCTGTTGGGAAGCGGCCTGCCGCGCGCTCCACGCGCCCTCCACGCCCTCCGTGTGATTCTCCGCTCCCCCTGACCATGCGTCGTTGGCGAACTCGTGGTCATCCCACGTCACGATGAACCCTACTGCAGCGTGCAGGGCCTGCAGATCGGGGTCCTGCTTGTACTGCGCGTGGCGACGGCGATAGTGCTCCAACGTGGTCATCTCGATCGCGGGATCGTGAGGTCGCACGACCACGTCGCGCGCCTGGTACTCGCCTGGCGCGTATTCGTACAGGTAGTCGCCGAGGTGCAGAACCACGTCGAGGTCGCCACGGTCCGCCAAATGCCGGTAGGCGGTGAAATAACCGGCCTGCAGGTTGGCGCACGAGACGATGCCGATACGGAGACGGTCGATGCGGGTGTCTGCCGCGGGGGCGGTGCGGGTGCGGCCCGTGGCCGATTGCGCCCCGGCACACCGGAATCGATACCAGTAGTTCGTGCCCGGATTCAGGCCCGCCACGGCAACCTTGACGGTGTGGTCACGTTCCGGGCCGGTCGGCGTCTGCCCTCGTGCGGTGATGCGCTGGAACCCCGAGTCCTCCGCGACCTCCCAGTCCACGGCCACGGCAGGCCCTACTCCGGAACCGGGGATCGCTGCGAGGGTCGGCGTCACCCGGGTCCACAGCAGCACGCCGTCGGGAAGGGGATCACCGGATGCCACACCGTGGTGGAATCCGGTGGAATCCCGTCCCGTCAGTGTCGCCGCACGGGCCGGGCCGTTGCCCGCTGACGCGGTCGCGGCGCCCGCAAGGATGAATACGCCGGCGGAAAACAGGTCGCGTCGGGTGAAAGAATTCATGCCCCCAGTATGGGGGGCTCCGTGGTTTCCCCCTGACGAACGAAGCCTTTGTTCACCGGCTGTTCAGCTCGCTCTGACCTCGAATTTCCCGACAAACGAAGAAGACCCAGCCGAGGATTCCGACGAGGCAGATCCGTTCGGCGAGCCCGAGCATGCCCGGGGCCGCCACGATGGTCAGGCCGAGAAAAGCGAGGCCGGCCAGGCCCACGGCGGTAAAACCGACTGCAGCGCCGCGGCCGCCGGACAGCGATCCGCTGCGCCAGAGCCATCCCGTCAGCGTCGTGATTCCCGCCAAAGCCGCCAGGAATCCGACGGTCGCGACAGTGAGATGTACGGCTCCCGCAGCCGTGTGGGCGACCAGTCCTGCTTCACCATCGGGGTGAACGTCCGTGGGGAAAAAGGCGAGCACGGCCGAACACAGTCCGCCGAACCCGAACAACACCAGCCCCGATCGGCGCAGCGGTCCGCCTCCGGTCAGCCCTGCGAGCGCCCCTACGGCACACGCGGAGGTCACGGCCCTGCCCAGAAAGTTGACGTTCATGATCCACCCGAATGGGCCGACGGCGAGGTTGCTTTCAGCGTCGCTTATCGGGCTGTAGTGCGGGGGAAGGAATTGCAACACGGTATCGACGACCGCGTACCCGGCCGCACCGATCATGGCGGCCGTGGCGTATGTTCGTCGGCTGATTCTCGGCACGGACAACCTTTCCGGGATGACCTTCCCGTTCCTTAAAAGAAAGGACGGGACCGATCTCGTGAATCGGCCCCGCCCCTGTGGTTGTGCTGGCTAGCGGGCTGCTTCGCCGTCTACGTAGTCGTCGTCGTTCGATGCGTTCCAGGAGAAGAGCTTGCGCAGCTCGCGGCCGGTGGCCTCGATCGGGTGCTCTTCGCCCTTCTTGCGCAGCGCGAGGAACTCGGGTGCTCCGGCGTCCTGGTCCTTGATGAAGCGCTCGGCGAACGCGCCGTTCTGGATGTCGGCGAGAACGGCCTTCATGTTCTCCTTGACGCTGGGGTCGATGACGCGGGGGCCGGAGACGTAGTCGCCGTACTCTGCCGTGTCGGAGACGCTCCAGCGCTGCTTGGCGATGCCGCCCTCCCACATAAGGTCCACGATGAGCTTGAGTTCGTGCAGAACCTCGAAGTAGGCCACCTGCGGCTGGTAGCCGGCCTCGGTGAGAACCTCGAAGCCGTACTGGATGAGCTGCGAGGCGCCGCCGCAGAGAACTGCCTGCTCGCCGAAGAGGTCGGTCTCGGTCTCTTCGGTGAACGTGGTCTTGATGCCGGCGGCACGCAGGCCACCGATCGCTTTGGCGTAGCTGAGCGTGAGCGGCCAGGCGTTGCCGGACGCATCCTTCTCGACGGCGACGATCACGGGAACGCCGCGACCGGCTTCGAACTCGCGGCGCACGGTGTGCCCAGGTCCCTTGGGAGCGACCATGACGACGTCGACGCCCTCGGGAGCCTCGATGTAACCGAAGCGGATGTTGAAACCGTGTCCGAAGACGAGAGCCTTGCCGTCAGCGAGGTTGGGGAGCACGTCGTCGGCGTAGAGGTGGCGCTGAACCTGGTCGGGAGCGAGGATGACAATGACGTCGGCCCAGGCCGCGGCATCCGCTGTGCTGAGCACGGAGAATCCGGCCTCTTCGGCCTTCGCGATGGACTTCGAGCCGGCCTTCAGACCGATTTTGACCTCGACACCCGAGTCGCGCAGGTTCTGCGCGTGGGCGTGTCCCTGTGAGCCGTAGCCAATGACGGCCACCTTCTTGCCCTGGATGATCGACAGGTCGGCGTCTTTGTCGTAGTAAATCTCAGACACGTGTGGTTCTCCTTGTGGTGTTGGTCGTTTTGCGTGAAGCAGGGTCAGTTTTTGAAGACTCGTTCGGTGATGGATTTGGAACCGCGGCCGATCGCGAGGAGGCCCGACTGGGCGAGCTCGCGAATGCCGTACGGCTCCAACACCCGAAGCAGGGCCTGGGTCTTGCCGGTGTCACCCGTGACCTCGATCACGATGGCATCCGTCGACACGTCGACAACGCGGGCTCTGAACAGGGTGACGGCTTCGAGCACCTGGGAACGCGTGACGTTGTCGACGCGCACCTTGATGAGCAGGTGCTCGCGCTGAACGGATTGCGAGAAGTCCAGCTCGACGATCTTGATGACGTTGATGAGCTTGTTGAGCTGCTTCGTCACCTGTTCGAGCGGAACGTCTTCGACGTCGACGGCGATCGTGATGCGGGACAGGCCCTTGATCTCGCTGTGGCCAACGGCGAGGCTCTCGATGTTGAAACCCCGGCGAGCGAACAGACCTGCCACTCGGGTGAGGAGGCCGGGCTTGTCTTCGACGAGCAGGCTCAGAACGTGACTCGTCATGGTTATTCGTCTCCCCAGGTCGGTGCGTGCTCTTTGGCGTACTGCACATAGCTGTTGCTGACGCCTTGCGGCACCATCGGCCAGACCATGGCATCCCGGCTGACCACGAAGTCGATCACAACGGGGCGGTCATTGGTGGCGAGGGCGAGCTTGATCGCGTCATCGACCTGGTCGGCGCTCGTGACACGAATGCCGAGGGCACCGTAGGCGTCAGCCAGCTTCACGAAGTCGGGCACCATCGCGGTGCCGTGTCCGGTGTTCAGATCGGTGAACGAGTGACGTCCGTCGTAGAACAGGGACTGCCACTGCCGCACCATGCCGAGCGACGAGTTATTGATGATCGCGACCTTGATCGGGATGTTATTGATCGTGCAGGTGGCCAGCTCCTGGTTGGTCATCTGGAAACATCCGTCGCCGTCGATCGACCAGACCACACGGTCGGGGTTGGCGACCTTGGCGCCCATAGCTGCCGGAACCGAGTAACCCATCGTTCCTGCGCCGCCCGAGTTCAGCCACGAGTTGGGACGTTCGTACTTGATGTACTGGGCCGCCCACATCTGATGCTGGCCCACCCCGGCGGCATAGACGGCTTCCGGCCCCGTAAGTTCGCCGATGCGTTTGATCACGAACTGCGGTGCGAGCAGTCCGTCGGCCGGTTCCGAATAGCCGAGCGGGAATTCTTCCCGCAGGCCATTGAGGTAGGTCCACCACTCGGTGGTGTTCCGCTCGGTTCCCGCCGCGGCCTCGGTGTAGGCAACGGTCAGGTCAGCGATGACGTCCTTGGCATCGCCGACAATGGGCACATCGGCCATTCGGATCTTGGAGATCTCCGCCGGGTCAACGTCAACGTGTACGATCTTCGCGTTCGGCGCGAATTCCGAAATCTTGCCGGTCACCCGGTCATCGAAACGAGCCCCGAGGGAGATGATGAGGTCCGCCTCCTGCAGTGCCAACACTGCCGGCACGGTTCCGTGCATTCCCGGCATCCCCAAATGCTGCTTGTGAGAGTCGGGGAACGCCCCCCGGGCCATCAGGGTCGTCACGACCGGCACGCCCGTCTTCTCCGCAAGCTCGAGCAGCTCGGCAGAAGCGTGCGCCCGGATGACGCCGCCGCCAACGTACAGCACTGGCTTGCTGGCCGACGCCAACAGTGCCGCGGCAGCCTGTACCTGCTTGCCGTGCGCTTTCGTGATCGGTCGGTAGCCCGGCAAGTCGAGCTTCGGCGGCCAGATGAACGGCGCGACGTTCTGCTGGGCGTCCTTGGTGATGTCCACGAGCACGGGGCCGGGACGACCGGTCGACGCGATGTGGTACGCAGCGGCGATGGCCGCCGGGATGTCCTCTGGCACGCGAACGAGGAAGGAATGCTTGGTGATCGGCATCGTGATTCCCACGATGTCAGCCTCCTGAAAGGCATCCGTTCCCATCGACGTGGAGAAGACCTGACCGGTGATGCAGACGATCGGTACCGAGTCCATGTAGGCGTCGGCGATGGCCGTCACGAGGTTCGTCGCCCCGGGACCTGACGTCGCAATCGCGACCCCCACACGGCCCGTGGACGAGGCATAACCCTGCGCGGCGTGGCCGGCACCCTGCTCATGGCGAACCAGGATGTGCCGGATTTTGGTCTGCGTCATCAGCTCGTCGTAGAGCGGGATGACAGCGCCACCGGGAATGCCGAAAACGTCCGTCACACCGAGAAGTTCGAGCGTGCGGATGATCGCGCCCGACCCCGTGAGCATCTCGGGTTCGCTGTCGGACCCCACGTTCGACAGCGAAGCGGTGGGCAGTGGAGCAGAGGGCACGGGAGAGGATTCCGTGGTCATAAGAGGTCTAGTCCCTACGTCGGTAACGAATAGTGAAACTGATTAGCCCGTGATGGCACCTTCGGCGGCGGAGTGCACGAGTTTTGCGTACTTCGCGAGTACGCCACGGGTGTAGCGGGGAGGCAGCGGTGCCCAGCCGTTGCGGCGGGCGTCCAGCTCTGCAGTAGCGACCAGTAGGTCAAGCGTGCGAGCTGCGATATCGACCCGTATCAGATCACCATCGCGCACGAAGGCGATGGGACCTGCGTCCACCGCTTCGGGTGCTATGTGGCCGATGCACAGTCCGGTTGTGCCGCCTGAGAATCGTCCGTCCGTTAATAGTAGTACATCCTTGCCGAGCCCGGCACCCTTGATGGCGGCGGTGATCGACAGCATCTCCCGCATACCCGGCCCCCCCTTGGGGCCTTCGTAGCGGATGACGACGACGTCGCCCTTGTGGATTTGTCCCTCGGTGAGAGCATCCATCGCGGCGCGCTCGCGTTCGAACACCCGGGCAGGACCCTCAAAGATCGAGGCGTCGAAACCGGCGGTCTTCACGACGGCGCCTTCCGGGGCGAACGAGCCCTTCAGAATCGTAATTCCGCCGCTCGCGTGGATCGGGTTGTCGAGGGTGCGTAGCACCTCACCGTCGAGGGCGGGCGGGTCGATTTCGGCGAGGTTCTCTGCCACGGTCTTGCCCGTCACGGTGAGGGCGTCTCCATGGATGAGGCCGGCCTCGAGCAGCGCGCGCATCACGGCAGGCACACCGCCCTGGCGGTCGACGTCGTTCATCACGTACTTGCCGAACGGCTTGAGGTCTCCGATGTGCGGCACCTTGTCGCCGATGCGGTTGAAGTCGTCGAGATCGAGTTCGACCTCCGCCTCGCGGGCGATCGCGAGCAGGTGCAGCACGACGTTGGTAGAGCCGCCGAAGGCCATCGCGACGGCGATCGCATTCTCGAAGGCCTTGCGGGTGAGGATGTCGCGGGCGGTGATGCCCAGGCGAAGCATATTGACGACGGCCTCGCCCGAGCGGTGCGCGAAATAATCCCGGCGACGGTCAGCGGAAGCCGGCGAGGCCGAGCCCGGCAGGCTCATGCCGAGGGCCTCGGCAACACTCGCCATCGTGTTGGCTGTGTACATGCCGCCGCAGGCACCCTCGCCGGGAGCGAAGGCGCACTCGATGCGCTTGGCATCTTCGACGCTCATCCGGCCGGCCTTCACCGCACCGACCGCTTCGAAGGAATCGATGATGGTGATGGCTTTTTCGGTGCCGTCCGACAGCTTCACCCAGCCGGGAGCGATCGAACCGGCGTAGAGGAACACACTTGCGAGGTCCAGGCGCGCGGCGGCCATCAGCATGCCGGGCAGGGACTTGTCGCAGCCCGCCAGCAGCACGGAACCGTCGAGGCGTTCGGCCTGCATGACGACCTCGACGGAGTCGGCGATGACCTCCCGGGAGACGAGGGAGAAGTGCATGCCCTCGTGGCCCATAGAGATACCGTCGGAGACTGAGATCGTGCCGAACTGCAGCGGGTAACCCCCTCCGGAGTGCACGCCCTCCTTGGCCGCCTGGGCGAGCCGGTCGAGCGACAGGTTGCACGGCGTGATCTCGTTCCAGGAGCTGGCGATACCGATCTGCGGTTTGTCCCAGTCGTCGTCTCCCATACCGACGGCACGAAGCATTCCACGCGAGGTGGTGGCTTCGATCCCGTCGGTAACGTCGCGGCTACGGGGCTTCAGATCGATCTCAGACATAGTCAGAGTCTAGGACAAACGGGCACGTCACCGATTCGTCGCCTCGCGAGCTTCCGCCACCAGGGTGAGCAGTTGTGTGACTTCGGCCGGGCTGCGAACCCGGTAGCCGGCGAGCGTCGGACCGAGGCCGATTTTCACTCCCACGTCCTTGTCGCGAAGAACGGCGAAGGCGTCTTCGTCGGTGACGTCGTCACCCGCGTAGAGCATACGGTCGGCTCCAGTGTGTGCACGCAGCAGTTCAATGGCCTGACCCTTGGTGACGGAGCGCACCGAGAATTCCAGCACGTTCTTGCCATCACGCACGGTGAGTCCTGGAAGCTCTTCACCCAGTTGACGCCGTGCCTCAGATTGCGCGGCCACGGCTCCCTCCGCGCTCGCCAGCCGGGTGTGCAGGGCGATGCCGGCCGGCTTGCGCTCAACGGATGTGCCGTCGACCGATTCGGAGATGGCTTCCAGAATGCGCCCCAGGGTGTCGAGCTGCTGCAGTTCCTCCGAGACCAAATTGAGTTCGATACCCGGGGTGTCGAGCTGAATTTCGATACCATGCGATCCCGTCAACAGCACGCCGTTCTGAGGATCGGCGACGTGCCGGAGACTCACGAGCGCCCGTCCGGAGACGAAGGCAACACGAACGCCCGGCAGGTCGAGCAGTCGCTGCACGGCTTCCCGGGTGCCGGCGATGGCCCTGGCATCATCCGGCTTGTCGACGTGAGGGGCGAGAGTGCCGTCGAAGTCCAGTGCGACGAGCAACGTATCGGCGGTCACAAGCTCGTGGATGCTGGTGCGCAGATCGTCCGGCATCCCGGCTTGGACGGCCGCTCCCCCGGTGAGAGCGCGCAGGAAGGATGCCGACCAGGCTGCCACGTCGCGGTCGAAGACTTTGCGACGTAGGGAACGCATGCGGCGGGTGCGATCGCGACGGGGCATCTCGACGGCCGTCACGATCGCATCCTTCGTGCCCTCGATGTCGTGGGGGTTGATGAGGATGGCCTGTTTGAGTTCGTCGGCCGCGCCGGCGAACTCACTGAGCACGAGCACCCCGTCGCCGTCGAAGCGCACGGCCACGTACTCCTTCGCCACGAGGTTCATGCCATCGCGCAGGGCCGTGACGAGCATCACGTCCGCCGCGAGGTACATGGCGACCATTTCTTCGCGGGGGTAGCCGTGGTGGTGGTAGCTGATGGCCGTGTGGCTGATGGTCGAGAAATCGCCGTTCAACCGTCCGACGGCGAGTTCGATCTCGTCGCGCAGGGCCATGTACGTTCCGACCCGTTCTCGAGACGGGCTGGCGATCTGCACGAGCGTGACGTCTTCGACGCTCAGTCGTCCGTCGGCGAGGAGCTCGCCGAAGGCCTTGATCCGATGCCCGATGCCCTTGGTGTAGTCGAGCCGGTCGACACCCAACATCAGGGTCTTGGGATTGCCGAGGTCGTCCCTGATCTGGCGGGCCCTGGCCTGCACTTCAGGTCGACGGGCAATCTCCTCGTAACCAGCGGCATCAATGGAAATGGGAAAATGCTTGGCGACCACACGGCGCGTGCCCCCGTCTTCCGCGGGCACATCGATGACGACGCCTCTGGTGGGAAATCCGAACAGACGCCGCACGGCCTGAGAGAAATTGCCGGCGTCGGCTACTCGCTGAAAGCCGATGACATCCGCGCCGAGAAGCCCATGCAGTATCTGTTTGCGCCACGGCAGCTGGGCATAAATGCCATAGGGCGGAAACGGGATGTGGTTGAAGAATCCGATCACGAGGTCGGGGCGAGCATCGCGCAGCATCCGCGGCACGAGCTGAAGTTGATAGTCGTGCACCCACACTGTCGCGCCAGGGGCGGCCGCCCTCATCGCCGCGTCCGCGAAACGGCGGTTGACAGCGACGTAGGCGTCCCACGTTTCACGGTGAAAACTCGGCGGGGCGATCACGTCATGGTAGAGCGGCCAGAGCGTGTCGTTGGAGAATCCCTCGTAGTATTCCTCCAGCTCCTGCTCGCTCAGCCGCACTGGGATCAGCGACATTCCGTCGTTCTCAAACGGCTCGAAATGCCGGTCTGCCACCCCTGGCCAGCCCACCCAGGCCCCGCCGGACGTGCGCATAAGCGGTTCCAGAGCCGTGACCAGACCTCCGGGAGATGTGCGCCACGCGGTGGTGCCGTCTGCGGCTTCGTCGAAGTCCACCGGGAGTCGGTTGGACACGACCACAAAGGTGAAGGTGCCGACGGGAGCGCTGGGGGCGGTGGCGGCTGGCTGGGCGATGTCGGCTGAGGGAGAAATGAGGCGTCCGTTCCGGGTGCACCCGAGGTGCACGCCTGTGCTGCATTCGACAGGATATCAGGATGCCCGTGAATGGCTGATGGGGAGGGCGTTTGAGATCGACTCGGCGAGGGAGAGCATCTCCCGGCGTGCGATGACGGAGGGGATTCACCGCGAAGGGTCAGGGCGGGTACTGTTGGCGCCGGAGGCCCTCATGCGAAAGTTCATTTTCAGTAGTGCCATGATCGGCGTGCTTGCCGGCGGATGGAACACCCTTCAGGCGACCCGTAACGGTCCCCGCGACTGGCGTCTGGTGATGTTGTGGCTCGGGTGGGCGCTCAGCGCCGCCGTTGCCGTCGGCACCGTGATCGAAGACGCAAATAAACGTCGAATTGAGGAATGACCCGCTGAGTTTCGGCGTGTCCGGCCGGGGAGAACAGTGCTTGTCGTCGAGACTATCTCTAGAGCAGTGTTCCGCCTGAAAGGGGCTTCAGATGTTTGGTCGTCGACGTCGTGTCGCAGCCGCAATTCCGGCACCCGCGCCCGAGCTGAGTGACGAGCAAATTCTGCAACTCCTGCACGGCAAACTCGCTGACCTGGTCGGCGTCAACGGGCTGTGGACTCTCGTGCCCCGCCGCTCCGACGACACTGACGTGATTTTTCACGGCCTGAAGTCCGAACAGATCGCGACGGATCTGGCGCTCACGCTGCGTGCGGCCAAGGCGGCTCTCGGCAGCGCACCCGCCGACGTGGTTGTGGCAGCGCCGGCCAAGCGGCCGTCGAAGGTCCGTGCAGCCACTGTGCTGGTCGATACCGCTGTGCCTATCGATACCGTTATCGAGCCCACGGCACTCTCGTGGACTCCCGGTCCGATCTCCGTCTGGGCGGAACCCGAACGCGCGACCGTCACCGGTCCGGTTCAGGTGCCCGTCCAGGCAGGCGCAGCCCAGGCTAAACTCGTCGCCTGAGGCACTCGCCCTGCACCCCTGACATCATGGTCTGATGGCACTCAACATCGAGGACTACGCCCTCATCAGCGACTGCCATACGGCCGCGCTCGTGGGGTGTGACGGCAGCATCGATTGGCTCTGCCTGCCGCGGTACGATTCCGCCTCGATGTTCGGCGCCCTGCTCGGCACCGAGGACCACGGTCGTTGGATGCTCGCCCCCACCGATGCGAACGCCACCTGCACGCGCTCGTACGTGGACGAAACGTTTATCCTGTCCACCGTCTGGACCACCAAGGACGGCAGCGTCGAGGTTCTCGATTTCATGCCCCACGGCGACAAGCGAGCCGACCTCGTGCGCCGGGTTCGAGGGATCACCGGGACCGTACATATGCAACAGGACCTGCGCATGCGATTCGGCTATGGCTCGACCATCCCCTGGGTGCGGCAGCTCAGGAATGAAGATGTTCACGGGCTGATCGCCGTGGCGGGTCCTGACGCAGTCGTCATCCGGGGCCCACGGCTGCACGCCGCTGATCATCGGCACTCGTCGACTTTCACTGTCTCCACGGATGAAATCGTCGACATCGAGATGACCTGGTATCGCTCGGAGCGGAGCATACCCCCTGCAGTCGACATCGACGCGGTGCTGAAAGCAACGGCCGAATGGTGGACCGGCTGGGCTGTCTGCTGTACCCACCAGGGCCCGTACCACGACGCGGTTGTGCGCTCCATGCTCGTGCTGCGGGCACTGACGCACGAGGACACCGGCGGCATCGTGGCCGCAGCGACGACCTCGCTTCCGGAGGAATTCGGTGGCTCCCGCAACTGGGACTACCGCTACGTGTGGCTTCGCGACGCGTCGCTCACCCTCGAAGTTCTGCTGTCACACGGCTACGAAAACGAGGCAGAAGGCTGGCGGGCCTGGCTGCTGCGCGCGATCGCCGGCGACCCGAACGACGTTCAAATCATGTACGGGCTCTCGGGCGAACGGGATCTGCCCGAGCGTGAACTCACGAGTCTGCCCGGTTACCGGGGAGCCGGCCCGGTACGTGTGGGCAACGGCGCCGTCAGCCAGTTTCAGTCGGACGTCATCGGTGAGGTCATGGTGGCCCTTCACGCCGCCCGGATCGCCGGGGTCGGCGAGACTGAATTCTCCTGGCCTCTGCAACGTTCCCTGATGCATTTTCTCGAGGAGAATTGGCGCCGCCCCGACCAGGGCATCTGGGAGGTCCGCGGACCGGCCCGGGAGTTCACGCACTCCAGGGTGATGGTGTGGGCAGCGTTCGACCGCGCGGTGCGGGGAATCACCGAGTTCGGTCTGGACGGCCCGCTGGAAAAGTGGACAGCCCTGCGCGATGAGGTGCGGCGCGACATCGAACTCCGGGGCTTCAGCACGGCGCGCAACAGTTACACGCAATCGTTCGGCGGCACTGAAGTGGATGCCTCCCTCCTTGTCCTCGCGCAGGTGGGCTTTTGCGAGCCCACCGATGCGCGCATGCTGGGCACGGTTGCGGCGATCGAGGCCGACCTCATGCGGGACGGGCTGCTTCTGCGCTACCGCACCGCAGCATCCGTCGACGGGCTTTCGCCGGGTGAGCATCCGTTCCTCGCGTGTTCCTTCTGGCTCGTGGAGCAATACGCCCTGTCAGATCGACTCGACGACGCGACGACACTGATGAACAGGCTCGTGGGGTTCGTCAACGACGTGGGCCTGCTGTCGGAGGAATACGACGTCACCAACGGACATCAGGCCGGAAACACGCCGCAGGCCCTGTCTCATCTCGCGCTCGTTCGGGCGTCCGGCGCGATCGTCGCGGGCACGGCCTCACCGCTTCGCGCCCTCGTGCACTGAGCGACCGCCGTACAACCTTGTCGGCGTTTCTTTGTAGGTTCTCTCCGGAAAACCCGCACCGGCGAATCCTAGATTAAGAATCATGTCAACACACACTCTCCCCGCCCGCGATCTCGCACAGATCGCGATCTTCGCCGCCCTCATTGCCGCCCTCGGACTGCCGGGTGCCCTCGCGATCGGCGCGGTCGCGGTTCCCATCACGTTCCAGACTCTCGGAGTCATGCTGGCCGGCGCCGTACTTGGCGCCCGCAAGGGCTTTCTAGCTGTGCTGCTCTTTCTCGCGCTCACGGCGGCCGGCCTCCCCCTGCTATCGGGCGGGCGCGGCGGCCTGGTCTGGTTCACCACGAGCCCCTCGGCTGGCTACCTCTATGGCTGGCTCCTCGGCGTGTTCGTGATCGGGTACCTCACCAGTCGGCTGCTGCCGAGGTACCCCTTCTGGCCGGCCCTCGGCGCGACCACACTCGGGGGAATTCTGGCCATTTACCTGCTCGGCATACCGGTGACGGCCTTCAATCTCGGACTCCCGCTCTGGGTGGCCGTCGTCGACAGCGCCAAATTCCTGCCCGGAGACGTCATCAAGGTTGTCGTCACGGTTCTTGTGGCGGGCCAGGTGCACCGTGCCTACCCGGGACTCATCACGGGCCGCCCCCGGCCCAGCGCCACAGCAGATACCGCCGCAGTGCCGTCCGCCGCGACGACGGCCGAGTAGACCGTGGGCACGATCTCCTTTGACGATGTGTGCCACTCTTTCGGCGATCGATCCGTGCTACGCGGAATCAACCTGACGCTCACTGAACACCGCATCGGAATCGTCGGCGCCAACGGGTCGGGAAAGTCCACCCTCGCCCGCATGATCAACGGGCTCGTCGTCCCCACGTCGGGCACCGTCACGGTGGACGGTCTCAACGTGGCGCGCCTGGGCAAAGATGTGCGCAAACGCGTGGGCTTCGTCTTCACCAACCCCGACAATCAGATCGTGATGCCCACCGTGCAGGAAGACGTGGCCTTCACCCTGCGTCGCCGCGGACTCACGAGCGAGCAGATCGCCGAGCGCACCGCGGCGGCCCTCGAGCGTTTCGGCCTCAGCGCCCACGCCGAGCATCCGGCGCACCGGCTCTCGGGCGGCCAGAAGCAGCTGCTCGCCCTCGCGGCCGTGCTGGTCTCAGAACCCGCCATCGTCGTGGCCGACGAACCGACCACCCTTCTCGACGCCCGCAATGCCCGACGCATTTCCGAGCTGTTGCAGACCCTGGGCCAGCAGGTAATCATGGTGACACACCACCTCGAGCTCCTCGAAGCCTTCGACAGGGTGATCGTGATCGAAGACGGCCACGTCTTGGCCGACGGTCCCCCCTCCGATGCCCTGTCGGCATATCGGGCGCTCGTGTCGTGATCGGTCTCTACAGCCCCGGAGACTCGATCGTGCATCGGACTCCCGCCCTGCTCAAGCTGCTGCTGCTTTCGATCGCCGTGGTGGTCATCAGCTCGTCTGGCAGTTTGATCATGCTGGGCGTCGCGGGCGCCGGAGTGGTGACCCTCTTTCTCCTGGCCCGGGTGCCGGTGGGCGCAGCCGCAGCCCAGGTTGTTCCCATCCTGTGGCTACTCGCCATCGCGGTGCCCGTGCAAGGACTCCTGGCGGGGTGGGTCGTGGCCGGACTGATGGCCGGCCGCCTAGTACTTGCCGTGGCCCTCGCCGCGCTGTTCACCCTCACGACCACGGTGACCGCGGTGCTCGAGGCATTCGAGAAAGTACTCAAGCCCTTCGGCCGTTGGATAGATTCCGAGCGGATCGGCCTGCTCGTGGCCCTGACCATCCGCTGTAT is a genomic window containing:
- a CDS encoding alkaline phosphatase D family protein; the protein is MNSFTRRDLFSAGVFILAGAATASAGNGPARAATLTGRDSTGFHHGVASGDPLPDGVLLWTRVTPTLAAIPGSGVGPAVAVDWEVAEDSGFQRITARGQTPTGPERDHTVKVAVAGLNPGTNYWYRFRCAGAQSATGRTRTAPAADTRIDRLRIGIVSCANLQAGYFTAYRHLADRGDLDVVLHLGDYLYEYAPGEYQARDVVVRPHDPAIEMTTLEHYRRRHAQYKQDPDLQALHAAVGFIVTWDDHEFANDAWSGGAENHTEGVEGAWSARQAASQQAYAEWMPVRFEPRGQLYRRFSFGTLASVSMLDLRTYRSQQAASVADPSVSSPERTITGAAQMDWLLDGLSAATTQWKLVGNPVMITPVRFPSTLSAAQIGGAQKLLGATTIDGVPYNVDQWDGYTADRSRVVGHLRDHAIVDAVFLTGDIHSGWACDVPADPLTYPTTGASVAAELVCTSVTSDNLDDILGVPAGTASVAVEEAFKIANPHVKYLDFDSHGYSVLDITPAAVTMDWYVLAERTSPASTSALSTSWQVLAGTRSVTERVGADRGAGL
- a CDS encoding DUF998 domain-containing protein is translated as MPRISRRTYATAAMIGAAGYAVVDTVLQFLPPHYSPISDAESNLAVGPFGWIMNVNFLGRAVTSACAVGALAGLTGGGPLRRSGLVLFGFGGLCSAVLAFFPTDVHPDGEAGLVAHTAAGAVHLTVATVGFLAALAGITTLTGWLWRSGSLSGGRGAAVGFTAVGLAGLAFLGLTIVAAPGMLGLAERICLVGILGWVFFVCREIRGQSELNSR
- the ilvC gene encoding ketol-acid reductoisomerase, producing the protein MLHAKRPTPQGEPHVSEIYYDKDADLSIIQGKKVAVIGYGSQGHAHAQNLRDSGVEVKIGLKAGSKSIAKAEEAGFSVLSTADAAAWADVIVILAPDQVQRHLYADDVLPNLADGKALVFGHGFNIRFGYIEAPEGVDVVMVAPKGPGHTVRREFEAGRGVPVIVAVEKDASGNAWPLTLSYAKAIGGLRAAGIKTTFTEETETDLFGEQAVLCGGASQLIQYGFEVLTEAGYQPQVAYFEVLHELKLIVDLMWEGGIAKQRWSVSDTAEYGDYVSGPRVIDPSVKENMKAVLADIQNGAFAERFIKDQDAGAPEFLALRKKGEEHPIEATGRELRKLFSWNASNDDDYVDGEAAR
- the ilvN gene encoding acetolactate synthase small subunit — its product is MTSHVLSLLVEDKPGLLTRVAGLFARRGFNIESLAVGHSEIKGLSRITIAVDVEDVPLEQVTKQLNKLINVIKIVELDFSQSVQREHLLIKVRVDNVTRSQVLEAVTLFRARVVDVSTDAIVIEVTGDTGKTQALLRVLEPYGIRELAQSGLLAIGRGSKSITERVFKN
- a CDS encoding acetolactate synthase large subunit is translated as MLTGSGAIIRTLELLGVTDVFGIPGGAVIPLYDELMTQTKIRHILVRHEQGAGHAAQGYASSTGRVGVAIATSGPGATNLVTAIADAYMDSVPIVCITGQVFSTSMGTDAFQEADIVGITMPITKHSFLVRVPEDIPAAIAAAYHIASTGRPGPVLVDITKDAQQNVAPFIWPPKLDLPGYRPITKAHGKQVQAAAALLASASKPVLYVGGGVIRAHASAELLELAEKTGVPVVTTLMARGAFPDSHKQHLGMPGMHGTVPAVLALQEADLIISLGARFDDRVTGKISEFAPNAKIVHVDVDPAEISKIRMADVPIVGDAKDVIADLTVAYTEAAAGTERNTTEWWTYLNGLREEFPLGYSEPADGLLAPQFVIKRIGELTGPEAVYAAGVGQHQMWAAQYIKYERPNSWLNSGGAGTMGYSVPAAMGAKVANPDRVVWSIDGDGCFQMTNQELATCTINNIPIKVAIINNSSLGMVRQWQSLFYDGRHSFTDLNTGHGTAMVPDFVKLADAYGALGIRVTSADQVDDAIKLALATNDRPVVIDFVVSRDAMVWPMVPQGVSNSYVQYAKEHAPTWGDE